Part of the Nostoc sp. ATCC 53789 genome, CAAAATCCAGGTGTAAGTGACGATGGGATAGGAATCGGCCCCTTCTGGATCAGAAATGAAGACGCGGAGATCAGGCGGTAGAGTTACTGATGCCAGAGTTTTAGAGGCTGACTCCTCAGTAGGTACAATAAACTTACTACTTTTGTTTTCCAAAGCAGCAAACTTAAGACTATTTTGTTTGGCATAGCCGTATTCTACATAACCAATAGAACCTTGTGTTTGTTGGATTTGGGCGGTAACACCCTCATTCCCTTTAGCACCAACTCCGCTAGGCCAGTTGACAGTTTTGCCTTCACCAACTTTAGTCTTCCACTCCGGGCTAATAGCGCTGAGGTGTTTTGTAAACACACCTGTTGTTCCGCTACCATCTGAACGATAAACTACTGTGATTTTCTCTTTAGGAAGCTTTGCACCTGGGTTAGCCTTGGCAATTTGGGGATCATCCCAAGAAGTTATTTTGCCCAGTAGAATATCAGCGTAAACGGCTCGTGGTAGTTTAAGTTCTGCAACATCTGGCAAGTTGTAAGCTAGCACGATGCTACCAGCAGTGACAGGCAGTAAAATAACGCCCCTATCCGCTGGCACCTTCTGGATTTCTTCATCCTTCATGGCAACATCACTGGCACCAAAGTCTACAGTCCCTTTGATAAATTGCTCAACTCCGGCACCGCTACCAACTGAGGCATAGTCAACTTGCAGATTTGGATACTTTTTGTTTAGATCAGTAAACCATGTATCATATAGTGGTGCTGGAAAAGACGCACCAGCCCCGCTTAACTTGAGATTTCCACCTAAATCTAATTTGGTTGTACTGGAGGCAGTCGTATCTGTAGCAGTGCCAGAAGGAGTATCCTTTGTGGCTGTATTCTCTGGGTTTTGCTGTCCGCCACATGCAGCTAGGCTGATTGTCAGTGCTAACACTGAAACTGAAGCTGTGAGGCGATGAATTTTTGTTACACGAAAAGGTGATGGCATCGCTATCAATGTTTGGGTAACTTTTCAGGTGAGCGCCTCTAAGAATACCCCTAAAGGATTAAGCTAAAGGTAAAGGATAGGTTAACAAAGCAAAAAAAGCTTGTTTTTTTTTGATGAAGAACAAACACTCGTTTTTACTTTTGCTTGATAAAATTTATACTGCTGCTTTAGTTACACGTTATAAATAGTACCATAGTAATTTGGTTACATAAATATTGGCAATTGGCAAAACTTGATTGATAGCGTCACTTTTTGGTCAAATGATAAAAAATCTATAAAAAAATGACAAATTGTGTTATTATCTAAAGCTTAATAAATTTTAGAATTTTGTGAAAGTTATTGCTGCTTATAGGTCTAAGCAGACTTAAAGTCATAACTAAACAATCTAAGTTTAGACAGTGAACTAATTTTAGATAAAGCAGAAGGAAAACTATAAATTGCCTATTTTATGGAGAGTCTGCGGAGAGATCGCTAAAAAAAGTGAATTAAAGAACTATCTTTAACAATTTGTAGCATAAATTGGCTCTGAATCTAAAAACTTAGTTTAAATACTAAATTTTGCTAACTTTACCACGTATTAGGTCAAATACCAGAATCAGACTACGCTTCAGTCAATAAAATTACAGCTATAGACACCTAAGTCATAATTAGTAGAACTGAAAAGTTACATACCAAAAAGGCAAAAAAAAATATGCTAATTCTTAGAGGTGTCAGCACAAATTTCATTTTAATACTAATGAACATCCTAGTTGCTGTTGGTTTTCCCTTTTGCCTTTTCCTGGTTGCCTGATAAATGTTTGCTGCTTCCAATCAATTA contains:
- the pstS gene encoding phosphate ABC transporter substrate-binding protein PstS gives rise to the protein MPSPFRVTKIHRLTASVSVLALTISLAACGGQQNPENTATKDTPSGTATDTTASSTTKLDLGGNLKLSGAGASFPAPLYDTWFTDLNKKYPNLQVDYASVGSGAGVEQFIKGTVDFGASDVAMKDEEIQKVPADRGVILLPVTAGSIVLAYNLPDVAELKLPRAVYADILLGKITSWDDPQIAKANPGAKLPKEKITVVYRSDGSGTTGVFTKHLSAISPEWKTKVGEGKTVNWPSGVGAKGNEGVTAQIQQTQGSIGYVEYGYAKQNSLKFAALENKSSKFIVPTEESASKTLASVTLPPDLRVFISDPEGADSYPIVTYTWILAYKKYPNAAKAKAVEAAIEYALTEGQKQATTLGYVPLPQNVIAKVAAAADQISPDYKIAVGSGTSASK